In Kineococcus mangrovi, the following proteins share a genomic window:
- a CDS encoding helix-turn-helix domain-containing protein: protein MTTRTTGPVQSPALGGLLRGFRRGCTVEGTGFARGTRRTPGLRREELALLAGVSVDYLVQLEQGRAARPSAPVVAALARALRLTDDGTALLHRAAGLAAPTGSVRREVPAAAERLVERLGPLPAAVYSADWWLLRWNAAWTVLLGDPLAQRGRQRNVVWHEMVEPNPRVWREPAQDEVFRDAIVGDLRVALVEHPDDAELVDLVEALTGRSPEFVERWTSARPARYRGMRKRVDHAGVGALTLDGDVLEVPGGDVRVVVYSAAPGSADAERLTRLTGGGGGGAAGGAASSARPMRA, encoded by the coding sequence GTGACGACGAGGACGACGGGTCCGGTCCAGAGCCCGGCGCTGGGTGGCCTGCTGCGGGGGTTCCGGCGCGGCTGCACCGTGGAGGGCACCGGGTTCGCCCGCGGCACCCGCCGGACCCCGGGGCTGCGCCGCGAGGAGCTCGCACTGCTGGCCGGTGTCTCCGTCGACTACCTCGTCCAGCTCGAGCAGGGGCGGGCGGCGCGGCCGTCGGCGCCGGTGGTCGCCGCGCTGGCCCGGGCCCTGCGCCTGACCGACGACGGCACCGCGCTCCTGCACCGCGCCGCCGGCCTCGCCGCGCCGACGGGTTCCGTCCGGCGCGAGGTGCCCGCCGCGGCGGAGCGGCTGGTCGAGCGGCTCGGCCCGCTGCCGGCCGCCGTCTACTCGGCGGACTGGTGGCTGCTGCGCTGGAACGCCGCCTGGACGGTGCTGCTGGGCGACCCGCTCGCCCAGCGGGGACGGCAGCGGAACGTCGTCTGGCACGAGATGGTCGAGCCGAACCCCCGCGTGTGGCGGGAGCCGGCGCAGGACGAGGTGTTCCGCGACGCGATCGTCGGGGACCTGCGGGTGGCGCTCGTGGAACACCCCGACGACGCCGAGCTGGTCGACCTGGTCGAGGCCCTGACCGGGCGCAGCCCCGAGTTCGTGGAGCGCTGGACGTCGGCCCGCCCGGCCCGCTACCGGGGGATGCGCAAGCGCGTCGACCACGCCGGGGTCGGGGCCCTGACGCTGGACGGTGACGTGCTGGAGGTCCCCGGCGGCGACGTGCGCGTCGTCGTGTACTCCGCCGCCCCGGGCTCGGCCGACGCCGAGCGCCTGACCCGCCTCACCGGGGGCGGTGGCGGGGGCGCTGCGGGCGGTGCAGCATCATCGGCACGACCGATGCGAGCCTGA
- a CDS encoding SDR family NAD(P)-dependent oxidoreductase, whose translation MSSTRWTAGDVPDQHGRVAVVTGANTGLGFETAKVLAARGATVVLAVRDVEKGSAAAARMPGEVSVQRLDLSSLASVREAAEAVRAAHPRVDLLVNNAGVMYTQKKTTQDGFELQFGTNHLGHFAFTGLLLDALLPVDGSRVVTVSSLAHRIRAAIHFDDLQWERSYSRVGAYGQSKLANLLFTYELQRRLAARGAGTIAVAAHPGVSNTELARNSPALVRTAMDRLGGLLTQPADKGALPTLRAATDPAVLGGQYFGPGGPGESRGLPRQVASSPQSHDLGVRQRLWAVSEELTGVRFPV comes from the coding sequence GTGAGCAGCACGCGGTGGACGGCCGGCGACGTACCCGACCAGCACGGCCGGGTGGCGGTCGTCACCGGAGCCAACACCGGCCTGGGCTTCGAGACCGCGAAGGTCCTCGCCGCCCGCGGCGCGACGGTGGTGCTGGCCGTCCGCGACGTCGAGAAGGGCTCGGCGGCCGCGGCCCGGATGCCGGGGGAGGTCTCGGTCCAGCGGCTGGACCTGTCGTCGCTGGCGTCGGTCCGGGAGGCGGCGGAGGCGGTGCGGGCAGCGCACCCCCGCGTGGACTTGCTGGTGAACAACGCCGGTGTCATGTACACGCAGAAGAAGACGACGCAGGACGGGTTCGAGCTGCAGTTCGGCACGAACCACCTGGGGCACTTCGCCTTCACCGGTCTGCTGCTCGACGCCCTGCTGCCGGTGGACGGCTCCCGGGTGGTGACGGTCAGCAGCCTGGCCCACCGCATCCGCGCCGCGATCCACTTCGACGACCTGCAGTGGGAGCGGTCGTACTCGCGCGTCGGCGCCTACGGGCAGTCCAAGCTCGCCAACCTGCTGTTCACCTACGAGCTGCAGCGCCGGCTCGCCGCCCGCGGCGCCGGCACGATCGCCGTCGCCGCCCACCCGGGGGTCTCGAACACCGAGCTCGCCCGGAACTCCCCGGCGCTCGTGCGCACGGCGATGGACCGGCTCGGGGGACTGCTGACGCAGCCGGCGGACAAGGGAGCGCTGCCGACGCTGCGGGCCGCGACCGACCCGGCCGTCCTGGGCGGGCAGTACTTCGGGCCGGGCGGCCCGGGAGAGTCCCGCGGGCTGCCCCGCCAGGTCGCCTCCAGCCCGCAGTCCCACGACCTCGGTGTCCGGCAGCGGCTGTGGGCGGTCTCGGAGGAGCTGACGGGAGTCCGCTTCCCCGTGTGA
- a CDS encoding YoaK family protein, producing MPPEKTAAPSTTAAGSGPRRTSWHLALMLVLTFSTGIVDAVGYLGLDRVFTANMTGNVVILGMALTGSEDLPIVGPVLALVGFLAGAALVGRVLRTAATGWTTASTWVFAVVGVVLAGLAVASSLISGLPVEQGTTPPPAALAVTAVLGVAMGGQAAAARRLAVKDVTTVVVTSTLTGLAADSRLAGGTGDGWRRRLGAVVLILAGAAAGAALLRLHPGAGLGVAAGISLVAAVLGHLRAHATR from the coding sequence ATGCCCCCCGAGAAGACCGCCGCACCGTCCACGACCGCAGCCGGGTCCGGCCCGCGACGGACGTCCTGGCACCTCGCGCTGATGCTCGTGCTGACGTTCTCGACCGGGATCGTCGACGCCGTCGGCTACCTGGGCCTGGACCGCGTCTTCACGGCCAACATGACGGGCAACGTCGTCATCCTGGGCATGGCGCTCACCGGGTCCGAGGACCTTCCGATCGTCGGGCCCGTGCTGGCGCTCGTCGGCTTCCTCGCCGGGGCGGCGCTCGTGGGGCGCGTGCTGCGCACGGCCGCGACGGGCTGGACGACCGCGTCCACCTGGGTCTTCGCCGTCGTGGGGGTCGTCCTCGCGGGCCTGGCCGTCGCGTCGTCCCTCATCAGCGGCCTGCCCGTCGAACAGGGGACGACCCCGCCGCCGGCGGCCCTGGCGGTCACGGCCGTGCTGGGCGTCGCGATGGGCGGTCAGGCCGCCGCCGCCCGCCGGCTGGCCGTCAAGGACGTCACCACGGTCGTCGTGACCTCGACGCTGACGGGGCTGGCGGCGGACTCCCGGCTGGCCGGCGGCACGGGAGACGGCTGGCGCCGCCGCCTCGGGGCCGTCGTCCTCATCCTCGCGGGAGCGGCGGCCGGGGCGGCGCTGCTGCGCCTGCACCCCGGCGCCGGCCTCGGCGTCGCCGCGGGCATCTCCCTCGTGGCCGCCGTCCTGGGCCACCTGCGGGCGCACGCCACCCGCTGA
- a CDS encoding SDR family oxidoreductase translates to MTTTSSVVLVTGGNKGIGRETCRRLAELGHTVLLGARDPERGRAAAEELGVTWLPLDVTDQASVDAAAERVRREHGRLDVLVNNAGVNSAVMPVEELTASELAALLDVNLLGVLRVTNAFVPLLHDSAHPRVVNVSSTVGSFARTLEMDLFDWRITPPAYAVSKSALTMLTLKFARALPGVLVNAADPGYTRTDLNGGDGAQSVTEGTDAVVQLATLPDDGPTGTFADRRGVVPW, encoded by the coding sequence ATGACCACCACCTCTTCCGTCGTCCTCGTCACCGGCGGCAACAAGGGCATCGGCCGCGAGACCTGCCGCCGCCTCGCCGAGCTCGGCCACACCGTCCTCCTCGGCGCACGCGACCCCGAGCGCGGACGGGCCGCCGCCGAGGAGCTGGGCGTGACCTGGCTGCCGCTCGACGTGACCGACCAGGCCAGCGTCGACGCCGCGGCCGAGCGGGTGCGCCGCGAGCACGGCCGCCTGGACGTCCTCGTCAACAACGCCGGCGTCAACAGCGCGGTCATGCCGGTCGAGGAGCTCACTGCCAGCGAGCTCGCCGCGCTGCTGGACGTGAACCTCCTCGGCGTCCTGCGCGTCACCAACGCGTTCGTCCCGCTGCTGCACGACTCGGCGCACCCGCGGGTCGTCAACGTCTCCTCGACCGTGGGCTCCTTCGCCCGCACGCTGGAGATGGACCTGTTCGACTGGCGGATCACGCCGCCGGCGTACGCGGTGTCCAAGAGCGCCCTGACGATGCTCACCCTGAAGTTCGCCCGCGCCCTGCCCGGGGTCCTCGTCAACGCCGCCGACCCCGGCTACACCCGCACCGACCTCAACGGCGGCGACGGCGCGCAGAGCGTCACCGAGGGCACCGACGCGGTCGTGCAGCTCGCGACGCTGCCCGACGACGGACCGACCGGGACGTTCGCCGACCGGCGGGGCGTCGTGCCCTGGTGA